In one Dehalogenimonas formicexedens genomic region, the following are encoded:
- a CDS encoding LuxR C-terminal-related transcriptional regulator: MTRIMVCDEQPFFRSGVAQALSSRENLEVVECDPNEDPLGKVEAAMPDIVLLGSDLTAANGLELGRKIVRYYPNIRVIILSPDPNDTELFDVIRTAAVACLKKSTTAGELLETIDRAARGEYPINELLTRPLIAQRVLKNFQELSEMDAGLDVVAPLTSRERQILIHVTDGHTNKQIALALKISEQTIKNHISAILRKLNANDRAHAAVLAIRRGYIPLGRETEQPTKAS; this comes from the coding sequence ATGACCAGAATTATGGTTTGCGATGAACAACCCTTTTTCCGTTCCGGCGTCGCCCAGGCGCTTTCATCCCGGGAGAACCTGGAAGTAGTCGAATGCGATCCCAACGAAGACCCCCTGGGCAAGGTGGAAGCCGCCATGCCCGATATCGTCCTTTTGGGCTCTGACCTGACCGCCGCCAACGGCCTGGAACTGGGCAGGAAGATCGTGCGGTATTACCCCAACATTCGCGTCATCATCCTGTCCCCGGATCCCAACGACACCGAACTCTTCGATGTCATCCGCACCGCAGCCGTGGCCTGCCTCAAGAAGAGCACCACCGCCGGCGAACTCCTGGAGACCATCGACCGCGCCGCCCGCGGCGAATATCCCATCAACGAACTGCTCACCCGTCCCCTCATCGCCCAGCGGGTGTTGAAAAACTTCCAGGAGCTCTCCGAGATGGACGCCGGCCTGGATGTCGTCGCCCCCCTCACCTCCCGCGAGCGCCAGATCCTCATCCACGTCACCGACGGCCATACCAACAAGCAGATCGCCCTGGCCCTGAAGATCTCGGAACAGACGATCAAAAACCACATTTCGGCCATCCTGCGCAAGCTGAACGCCAATGACCGCGCCCACGCCGCCGTGCTGGCTATCCGCCGCGGCTATATCCCCTTGGGCCGTGAAACGGAACAACCGACAAAGGCAAGTTGA
- a CDS encoding helix-turn-helix domain-containing protein has translation MAQKNGSPVTPMLTTSEVASILNVHINTVRRWSNQGNLKAYQLGPRGDRRFRREDIDEFLAVHQNHNGAEEAAEDSKEMA, from the coding sequence ATGGCTCAGAAAAACGGGTCGCCAGTCACTCCGATGCTCACCACGAGCGAAGTGGCGTCGATACTTAACGTCCACATCAATACCGTCCGGCGCTGGAGCAACCAGGGCAACCTCAAGGCTTACCAGCTTGGCCCCCGCGGCGACCGGCGCTTCCGGCGCGAGGATATCGACGAGTTCCTGGCGGTGCACCAGAATCACAACGGCGCCGAAGAAGCGGCTGAAGACAGCAAGGAGATGGCATAA
- a CDS encoding ferredoxin yields the protein MRVEIDRDKCIGAGDCVEEAPTVFELDSFGKAVLLDPKSVDDGKLLAAARSCPVDAIAVFDDNGNRLYP from the coding sequence ATGAGAGTAGAGATAGACCGCGACAAATGCATCGGCGCCGGGGACTGCGTTGAGGAAGCCCCGACGGTTTTTGAGCTCGATTCTTTCGGCAAAGCCGTACTCCTCGATCCTAAATCAGTGGATGACGGGAAGTTGTTGGCCGCCGCCCGTTCTTGCCCGGTTGATGCCATCGCCGTTTTCGATGATAATGGTAACCGCCTGTATCCCTGA
- a CDS encoding DUF5667 domain-containing protein, producing MNKANEIDQIFSTCLDEVLTGESTVEDCLKRYPEYAGELRDLLDTSLDISNAARIEAPAGARMRIRVALNERMAEMSGRTAKSRPFWRIGWANAIVTFVLGLSMAGGGVAYAASSAMPGQALYPLKLDLEQALVNVTFSSEAKVQLYTALNDRRVSEIVYLAQKGDSQGIAQLTSRIEGNLSAAASALGLSANDYAAAKASSNFPRTPGNTVTDTTSPGVTPPPGSSTVAGTAGPPEANIPIFGTSVTAPQNGSAIDSGIVVSANNQIASLSGAFNPSNSPAVQQALDRALAAIVNGYQALIENP from the coding sequence ATGAACAAAGCCAACGAAATAGATCAGATTTTCAGTACCTGCCTGGATGAAGTTCTCACCGGAGAATCTACCGTAGAGGACTGTCTCAAGCGTTATCCGGAGTATGCCGGGGAACTCAGGGATCTCCTCGATACCTCCCTCGATATTTCTAACGCCGCCAGGATCGAGGCGCCCGCGGGCGCCAGAATGCGGATCCGGGTCGCCTTGAACGAGCGCATGGCGGAGATGTCCGGCCGTACCGCGAAATCCAGGCCCTTCTGGCGGATCGGTTGGGCCAACGCCATCGTCACTTTCGTGTTGGGGCTGTCCATGGCGGGCGGCGGCGTGGCTTATGCCGCGTCTTCAGCCATGCCCGGACAGGCTCTTTACCCCTTGAAGCTCGATCTCGAACAGGCGCTGGTGAATGTTACCTTCTCCTCCGAAGCCAAAGTACAGTTGTATACTGCCCTTAATGATCGGCGGGTAAGCGAGATCGTTTACCTTGCCCAAAAAGGTGATTCTCAGGGTATCGCCCAATTGACCAGCCGAATCGAAGGCAACCTTTCGGCGGCAGCGTCCGCTCTCGGGCTTTCCGCCAACGATTATGCCGCCGCCAAGGCTTCTTCAAATTTCCCGAGAACACCGGGCAATACCGTCACGGATACGACCTCACCCGGAGTCACCCCGCCTCCCGGCAGCTCCACGGTAGCCGGAACCGCCGGTCCTCCGGAGGCGAATATCCCGATTTTTGGGACATCGGTAACCGCGCCGCAGAATGGCTCGGCGATCGATTCCGGTATCGTTGTCAGTGCCAATAACCAGATCGCTTCTCTTTCCGGCGCTTTCAACCCCTCCAATTCCCCGGCGGTTCAGCAGGCGCTTGACAGAGCTTTGGCGGCGATTGTGAATGGTTACCAGGCTTTGATCGAAAATCCCTGA
- a CDS encoding sigma-70 family RNA polymerase sigma factor, protein MQDEQSLITRAQSRDPEAFGQLYEAYFEKIYRYVAIKIGNRTEAEDLTQQVFVNALESICSYKMREVPFSAWLYRIAHNQVVDTLRKRSRRPTMELDESLAIPADGDLVEETELKLETKELVEAAKKLTKLQQEVIALRFGADMPIAQVAKVMGKNEGAIKALQHSAVGALRRIMGESK, encoded by the coding sequence GTGCAGGATGAGCAAAGTCTCATAACGCGGGCACAATCCCGCGATCCGGAGGCCTTTGGCCAGTTATATGAGGCCTATTTCGAAAAGATTTACCGGTACGTGGCGATCAAGATCGGCAACCGTACCGAGGCGGAAGATTTGACACAACAGGTATTCGTTAATGCCCTGGAATCGATCTGTTCCTACAAAATGCGGGAAGTTCCCTTCAGCGCCTGGCTCTACCGGATAGCTCACAACCAGGTAGTGGACACTCTCAGGAAAAGATCGCGGCGGCCGACTATGGAACTCGATGAATCCTTGGCGATTCCGGCTGACGGCGACCTGGTCGAAGAAACCGAACTGAAGCTCGAAACTAAAGAACTGGTAGAGGCGGCCAAGAAATTAACGAAATTACAGCAGGAGGTGATTGCCCTGCGTTTCGGCGCCGATATGCCGATAGCCCAGGTGGCGAAGGTCATGGGCAAGAACGAAGGGGCGATCAAAGCCTTGCAGCACAGCGCTGTCGGCGCTCTGCGGCGTATCATGGGTGAATCCAAATGA
- a CDS encoding DUF362 domain-containing protein, producing MIYNASQFVFKAPEAISRARRVLIKPSAHFAAGYPVTTSKDIIARIIKGIRWISDADIILLDGTPNGEPIRPIYQSLGYDFPRVLTLDVKDSTWVEVDNPLPKPFIIPTFWVPNIILSSDYLISVSPLRVNKGQGELTMSNLMSLLPIAKYGGNKDGWRNLYALGLDKVLADLYFTLPFDMSIIEAKQKFIVGDDPVHGTAEEVGKIFMGRPLDVDTEISETLGIKADYLENIKLGRQEIEV from the coding sequence TTGATATATAACGCATCGCAGTTTGTGTTCAAAGCCCCGGAAGCCATTTCACGGGCCAGGCGGGTCCTGATTAAACCCTCGGCTCATTTTGCCGCGGGCTACCCGGTGACCACCAGTAAGGATATTATCGCTCGCATCATCAAGGGCATCCGCTGGATTTCCGATGCGGACATAATCCTTTTGGACGGCACGCCTAACGGGGAACCTATCCGTCCCATTTATCAATCACTCGGATACGATTTTCCAAGGGTGCTGACCCTGGACGTGAAGGATTCCACCTGGGTTGAGGTGGATAACCCTTTACCGAAACCGTTCATCATACCAACGTTCTGGGTGCCCAATATTATCCTGTCCTCGGACTACCTGATATCGGTGTCGCCGCTCAGAGTGAACAAAGGGCAGGGCGAACTTACCATGTCCAACCTCATGTCGCTGCTGCCCATAGCCAAGTACGGCGGCAATAAAGACGGTTGGCGGAACCTGTATGCTCTCGGCTTGGACAAGGTGCTGGCTGACCTTTATTTTACCCTCCCCTTCGATATGAGCATCATCGAGGCGAAGCAAAAATTCATCGTCGGGGATGATCCGGTCCACGGCACCGCGGAAGAAGTGGGAAAGATATTCATGGGCAGGCCCCTTGATGTGGACACGGAGATTTCCGAAACCCTTGGCATCAAGGCTGACTACCTGGAGAATATCAAGCTGGGACGCCAGGAAATCGAAGTCTGA
- a CDS encoding tagatose 1,6-diphosphate aldolase: MNESLGIGKIRGLQQIAGSGGIFTMAALDHRGSLERGLCRVDGPECYAEMVEFKMELCRALAPFASAVLLDPIYGAAQAISSSVLPKGTGLLVSVEATGYEGQSTARVTRILEGWGVEKIKRMGASAVKMLVYFRPDTGRLAATQLSTVEKTAIECRNFDIPFLVEPVAYPLESETAADFHSRKTELVIETARVMTALPIDVLKAEFPADTASGSDDAMLEACRRLDEASAKPWVILSAGAEFEVFRKEVEIACKAGASGFLAGRALWQEAVAKETDDKRIKFLNTVAAGRLKEISLIAENSGRPWYRRLGLELGFLAAVDEGWHERY, encoded by the coding sequence ATGAACGAAAGTTTAGGTATCGGGAAAATCCGGGGGCTGCAGCAAATAGCGGGTAGCGGCGGCATCTTCACCATGGCGGCGCTCGACCACCGCGGTTCGCTGGAGCGCGGCTTGTGCCGGGTTGACGGTCCGGAGTGTTACGCCGAGATGGTCGAGTTCAAAATGGAACTGTGCCGGGCCCTGGCGCCCTTTGCCAGCGCCGTGCTGCTGGACCCTATCTACGGAGCGGCCCAAGCCATCTCAAGCTCGGTGTTGCCGAAAGGGACAGGCCTGCTGGTCAGCGTCGAAGCCACCGGCTACGAGGGGCAGAGCACCGCCAGAGTCACCCGGATTTTGGAAGGGTGGGGAGTGGAGAAGATCAAGCGGATGGGGGCCTCAGCGGTCAAGATGCTGGTCTATTTCCGGCCGGATACCGGGAGACTGGCGGCAACCCAGCTATCGACAGTAGAAAAAACCGCCATCGAGTGCCGCAATTTTGATATACCATTCCTGGTTGAACCGGTAGCGTACCCCCTGGAGTCCGAAACCGCCGCGGATTTCCATTCCAGGAAGACTGAACTGGTAATCGAGACAGCCAGGGTCATGACCGCGCTGCCTATAGACGTTCTCAAGGCGGAGTTCCCGGCGGACACGGCGTCAGGCAGCGATGATGCCATGCTTGAAGCCTGCCGCAGATTGGATGAAGCATCCGCCAAACCATGGGTCATCCTGTCCGCGGGAGCGGAATTCGAGGTATTCCGAAAAGAAGTTGAGATAGCCTGCAAGGCGGGGGCTTCGGGTTTTCTGGCGGGCCGGGCGTTGTGGCAGGAAGCGGTCGCAAAAGAAACGGACGATAAAAGGATCAAATTCCTGAATACGGTGGCAGCCGGGCGATTAAAAGAAATCAGCCTGATCGCGGAAAACTCCGGGCGTCCCTGGTATCGCAGGCTCGGCCTCGAGCTGGGATTCCTGGCGGCGGTGGACGAGGGGTGGCATGAACGGTACTAG
- a CDS encoding indolepyruvate oxidoreductase subunit beta: MSGKDILIVGVGGQGVVLASNFLAEAALRAGYEVKKTDTLGMAQRGGSVVSHLRYAGSVASPLIPAGEADLLIAFEKLEAARWAHFLKPDGAAIVNDLAMPPLSVTLGTETYPSDQDLLDMLSAFSTNIRLVPATAAAANLGNPKMVNTVLLGYASRWLDIEPGILTSAIEAGLPEKLRKTNLAAFETGRDLAAGQFRQE, encoded by the coding sequence ATGAGCGGCAAGGATATTCTGATCGTTGGGGTCGGCGGCCAGGGCGTAGTCCTGGCTTCCAATTTCCTGGCTGAAGCCGCGCTGAGGGCTGGTTATGAGGTCAAAAAAACCGATACGCTGGGCATGGCGCAACGCGGCGGCAGCGTCGTCTCCCATTTAAGGTACGCCGGATCGGTGGCCTCACCGCTTATCCCGGCGGGAGAAGCCGATTTGCTTATCGCTTTTGAAAAACTCGAAGCGGCCCGGTGGGCTCATTTCCTGAAGCCTGACGGCGCGGCCATCGTCAACGACCTGGCCATGCCGCCGTTATCGGTAACCCTCGGGACCGAGACCTACCCTTCTGATCAAGACCTGCTGGATATGCTTTCGGCTTTTTCGACCAATATTCGGTTGGTTCCGGCGACAGCCGCCGCCGCCAACCTGGGCAACCCCAAAATGGTCAATACGGTGCTTCTAGGCTACGCCTCCCGCTGGTTGGATATCGAACCGGGAATTCTCACCTCTGCCATAGAAGCCGGCTTACCGGAAAAGCTTCGGAAAACAAACTTGGCGGCCTTTGAAACAGGCAGGGACCTGGCCGCAGGTCAGTTCCGGCAGGAATAA
- the iorA gene encoding indolepyruvate ferredoxin oxidoreductase subunit alpha: MERLLLSGNEAIALGAAHAGVKIAAAYPGTPSTEIMEAISRIPDIYGEWSSNEAVAVEVATGASYTGVRAMACMKHVGLNVAADAFMAAATTGVRGGLVIVSADDPGIHSSQNEQDSRNYARLGKVPCLEPSDSQEAYDFARAAFQISEEFDTPVLLRPTTRVCHSKSIVAPREKNPIGQNPEFRHDPGKLVMLPGAARMRWAKIIERLRQLSLYAETSGLNKIIVGKTDLGIVANGISYQYAREVFPGASFLKLGISYPLPEKLVRDFAGQVGRPLVIEELDGFIETELRAMGIAVTGKEFLPRTGEFSPDVIRDSAARAGIITGAKSKPAPASGLAKRPPLLCPGCPHAGFFFTLSSMGHRSTLPGKTQRTPKLTVCGDIGCYTLGAYPPLGVIDTCGCMGAGISHAAGMAQAGISEKPLAVIGDSTFMHSGINSLINAVYNQAKICVIILDNGTTAMTGHQGHPGSGVSVKGQSGNRVVIEDLVRGAGVKNVAIIDAFDLKTIRSALRQAMSSESLEVLIIRGECPTLARKKAKPLELSAQKCDDCGACLLIGCSAIMKTGNGKITIDPGACLGENCTLCLQLCARGAISAKEVSS, encoded by the coding sequence TTGGAACGTCTCTTGCTGTCCGGGAACGAAGCGATCGCTTTAGGCGCAGCCCATGCCGGTGTAAAGATCGCCGCTGCTTATCCGGGCACGCCGTCGACCGAGATCATGGAAGCCATCTCCCGGATTCCGGACATCTACGGCGAATGGTCGTCGAACGAGGCAGTCGCGGTCGAGGTAGCCACCGGAGCCAGCTACACCGGCGTCCGCGCCATGGCGTGCATGAAACACGTCGGTCTCAACGTGGCAGCCGATGCCTTCATGGCCGCCGCTACCACCGGCGTCAGAGGCGGTCTGGTAATTGTCTCCGCGGACGACCCTGGGATCCATTCGTCGCAGAACGAACAGGATTCCCGAAATTACGCCCGGCTGGGCAAAGTTCCCTGCCTTGAGCCTTCAGATTCGCAGGAAGCCTACGATTTTGCCCGCGCGGCATTTCAAATCAGCGAGGAATTCGATACCCCGGTGCTGCTGCGCCCGACGACCCGCGTCTGCCATTCCAAGAGCATCGTCGCTCCAAGAGAAAAAAACCCTATCGGACAAAACCCCGAATTCCGTCATGACCCCGGCAAACTCGTGATGCTGCCCGGTGCGGCAAGGATGCGCTGGGCCAAAATCATCGAAAGGCTGCGGCAACTCTCCCTCTACGCTGAAACATCCGGTCTCAACAAAATCATCGTTGGAAAGACCGACCTGGGCATCGTCGCCAACGGCATCTCCTACCAGTACGCGCGCGAAGTATTCCCGGGTGCTTCGTTTCTGAAACTGGGAATTTCTTACCCCCTGCCGGAAAAACTCGTTCGGGATTTTGCCGGGCAGGTCGGGAGACCGCTGGTGATCGAGGAACTGGACGGCTTCATCGAAACCGAGCTTCGAGCCATGGGCATCGCTGTGACCGGTAAAGAATTCTTGCCGCGGACAGGTGAGTTCTCTCCCGACGTCATCCGCGACTCAGCCGCCAGAGCCGGCATCATCACCGGAGCCAAATCGAAGCCGGCGCCCGCCTCAGGCCTGGCCAAACGGCCGCCCCTGCTTTGCCCCGGCTGTCCTCATGCCGGCTTTTTCTTCACTCTGTCCAGCATGGGACACCGCTCGACGTTGCCCGGAAAGACCCAGCGAACCCCGAAACTCACCGTCTGCGGAGACATCGGCTGCTACACCCTGGGCGCCTACCCGCCTCTCGGCGTCATCGATACCTGCGGCTGCATGGGCGCCGGAATATCCCACGCTGCCGGCATGGCCCAGGCTGGAATCAGCGAAAAACCGCTGGCGGTGATCGGCGATTCCACCTTCATGCACTCCGGCATCAACAGCCTGATAAACGCGGTTTACAATCAGGCCAAGATCTGCGTCATCATCCTGGACAACGGCACCACGGCGATGACCGGACACCAGGGACATCCCGGAAGCGGGGTATCGGTTAAAGGCCAGTCAGGCAACCGGGTGGTCATCGAAGACCTGGTCCGGGGAGCCGGGGTAAAAAACGTTGCCATCATCGACGCCTTCGATTTGAAAACAATCCGTTCTGCATTGAGACAAGCGATGTCCTCCGAATCCCTCGAAGTCCTGATCATCCGGGGCGAATGTCCCACCCTGGCACGAAAAAAAGCCAAACCGCTCGAACTCTCGGCGCAAAAATGCGACGATTGCGGCGCCTGCCTGTTGATCGGCTGTTCGGCCATCATGAAAACCGGAAACGGTAAGATTACGATCGACCCCGGCGCCTGCCTGGGGGAGAATTGCACTCTTTGCCTGCAACTCTGTGCTCGCGGCGCGATCTCGGCAAAAGAGGTTTCCTCATGA
- a CDS encoding GspE/PulE family protein — MTPTKVAEKKSIGARLSAYLTSQGYEVTEQAKLKGRSGLEHNFDVLARRDDGFARRTIAFAVLTGLADQSAAEASIFAFANKTYDSGISERAVILPTDLAKQAQEFADSQKVQLFDEASLQVLFSHAETSPAPEAPNLDRPLKFVDKADLIESLKKTGYKVDENARLTGKSGIEHTFDLVACSLGNGAQEHCLGIDIINHAPVLNLEEIALFDTKAYDARVGSKFIATSAHLSEEAEKFADSQKIRIITFTPKADEKVTPLTTVPVTAPPPQMEIKPAEGGKLGRELRQLPTPEALKIIPEIMARRYNAIPVRLTGNTLEVAMANPSDILALEALTAYSKRRIKALPADERELREAIDFNYKGYGEVDKFLSRMSMSADISDEKLAVDAAVDAPLAQALNLIIEEAVKARSSDIHLEPDEERLRVRFRIDGSLQEMMSLPISVQRAIISRIKILASLNIADHHHAQDGQFSVTAGGRSIDIRVATAPTVHGEMSVMRLLDKSRGLMQLPQLGFNKESMAKYESMLRVPYGMILISGPTGAGKTTTLYASLATVDTKTRNVITIEDPAEYRFKDINQIQVNVQAGITFASGLRSILRLDPDVIMVGEIRDAETANIGVQAALTGHLMLSSIHANDTVGVLFRMVDLGVEPFLISSAVIGVVAQRMVRRVCPYCNHQVEAPVVEQHAYERETGEKRAKFNYGTGCKSCAYTGYLGRVGVYEIMYFSETLKRMMLDGASAVDMRAQSIREGMVTMMKDGMLKVREGITTPSEVLKNAYSPEESF; from the coding sequence ATGACACCGACCAAGGTTGCCGAAAAGAAGTCCATCGGCGCCCGCTTGTCCGCCTACCTCACCAGCCAGGGCTACGAGGTCACGGAGCAGGCCAAGCTTAAAGGCCGCTCCGGCCTGGAGCATAATTTCGACGTCCTGGCCCGGCGTGACGACGGTTTTGCCCGGCGCACCATCGCCTTCGCGGTGTTGACCGGCCTTGCCGACCAGTCGGCGGCCGAAGCCTCCATCTTCGCTTTCGCCAACAAGACCTATGACTCCGGCATCTCGGAGCGCGCGGTCATCCTGCCCACCGATCTCGCCAAGCAGGCCCAGGAGTTCGCCGACAGCCAGAAGGTCCAGCTTTTCGATGAAGCCTCCCTCCAGGTCCTCTTCAGCCATGCGGAAACGTCCCCCGCCCCCGAAGCCCCCAACCTGGACCGCCCCCTGAAGTTTGTCGATAAGGCCGACCTCATCGAATCGCTCAAGAAGACCGGCTACAAGGTGGATGAGAACGCGCGGCTGACCGGCAAGAGCGGCATCGAGCACACCTTTGACCTGGTCGCCTGCTCACTTGGCAACGGTGCCCAGGAGCACTGCCTCGGCATAGACATCATCAACCACGCCCCGGTGCTGAACCTGGAAGAGATCGCCCTGTTCGACACCAAGGCCTATGACGCCCGGGTCGGCTCCAAGTTCATCGCCACCTCCGCCCACCTGTCCGAGGAAGCCGAGAAATTTGCCGACAGCCAGAAGATCCGCATCATCACCTTTACTCCCAAGGCGGATGAAAAAGTCACGCCGCTCACCACCGTCCCCGTCACCGCCCCGCCCCCCCAGATGGAGATCAAGCCCGCCGAAGGCGGCAAGCTGGGCCGGGAACTGCGCCAGCTGCCCACCCCGGAAGCTTTGAAGATCATCCCGGAGATCATGGCCCGGCGCTACAACGCCATACCGGTGCGCCTCACCGGCAATACCCTGGAAGTGGCCATGGCCAACCCGTCGGACATCCTGGCGCTGGAAGCCCTGACCGCCTACTCCAAGCGGCGCATCAAGGCCCTGCCTGCCGATGAGCGTGAACTCCGTGAGGCAATTGACTTCAACTACAAGGGTTACGGCGAGGTCGACAAGTTCCTGTCCCGCATGTCCATGTCGGCGGACATCTCCGATGAAAAACTGGCCGTGGACGCCGCCGTCGACGCGCCCCTCGCCCAGGCCCTCAACCTCATTATCGAAGAAGCGGTCAAGGCCCGCTCCTCGGACATCCACCTGGAGCCCGATGAAGAGCGCCTCCGCGTCCGCTTCCGCATTGACGGCTCGTTACAGGAAATGATGAGTCTGCCCATCTCGGTGCAGCGGGCCATAATTTCACGCATCAAGATTCTGGCGTCTTTGAACATCGCCGACCATCACCACGCCCAGGACGGCCAGTTCTCGGTCACCGCCGGCGGACGGTCCATCGATATCCGCGTCGCCACCGCCCCCACCGTCCACGGCGAGATGTCGGTCATGCGCCTCCTAGATAAGTCCCGCGGCCTGATGCAGCTGCCCCAGCTCGGCTTCAACAAAGAGTCGATGGCCAAGTATGAGAGCATGCTGCGGGTGCCTTACGGCATGATCCTGATCTCCGGCCCCACCGGCGCCGGCAAGACCACCACCCTTTACGCCTCGCTGGCCACGGTCGATACCAAGACCCGGAACGTCATCACCATCGAGGACCCCGCCGAATACCGCTTCAAGGACATCAACCAGATCCAGGTCAACGTCCAGGCCGGCATCACCTTCGCCTCGGGCCTGCGCTCCATCCTCCGCCTGGATCCGGACGTCATCATGGTCGGCGAAATCCGCGACGCCGAAACCGCCAACATCGGCGTCCAGGCCGCCCTGACCGGCCACCTGATGCTTTCATCCATCCACGCCAACGACACCGTCGGCGTCCTCTTCCGCATGGTAGACCTGGGCGTTGAGCCCTTCCTCATCTCGTCGGCCGTCATCGGCGTCGTCGCCCAGCGCATGGTTCGCCGCGTCTGCCCCTATTGCAACCACCAGGTTGAAGCGCCGGTGGTGGAGCAGCACGCCTATGAGCGTGAGACCGGGGAAAAGCGCGCCAAGTTCAATTACGGCACCGGCTGCAAATCCTGCGCCTACACCGGCTACCTCGGCCGCGTCGGCGTCTATGAGATCATGTACTTCTCTGAAACGCTCAAGCGGATGATGCTCGACGGCGCTAGCGCCGTCGATATGCGCGCCCAGTCCATCCGCGAGGGCATGGTCACTATGATGAAAGACGGCATGCTGAAAGTACGAGAGGGTATAACCACGCCATCGGAAGTACTAAAGAATGCCTATTCACCAGAAGAAAGTTTCTAA
- a CDS encoding CBS domain-containing protein — protein MDETRVRDVMISGAKAVFAAEDEPMEKAINEFLSQPDVHTLFIVDRHNKYKGAVKLHYILNWVKLKLGMEIVSRSSIRSVDSLQAFEVVKLCQSQTIGDILSSGPEVNPEATLAQALQIMVLEQATELPVVDKAGVFLGEIKLPQLLSKMLGDALKTGPVCETGT, from the coding sequence ATGGACGAAACTCGAGTCCGGGACGTGATGATTTCCGGGGCAAAAGCCGTGTTTGCCGCCGAGGATGAACCCATGGAAAAGGCTATAAATGAATTTCTCTCCCAGCCCGACGTGCACACTCTTTTCATCGTCGACAGGCACAATAAATACAAGGGCGCCGTAAAACTGCATTACATCCTGAACTGGGTCAAACTTAAATTGGGCATGGAAATTGTCAGCCGCTCGAGCATACGGTCCGTCGATTCGCTCCAGGCTTTCGAAGTGGTGAAGCTGTGCCAGTCCCAGACGATCGGCGATATTCTTTCATCTGGGCCGGAGGTAAACCCGGAGGCGACCCTGGCCCAGGCGCTGCAGATCATGGTCCTCGAACAGGCCACCGAACTCCCGGTGGTAGATAAGGCCGGGGTGTTTTTAGGGGAGATAAAATTGCCTCAGCTTCTTTCAAAGATGCTGGGCGATGCTCTGAAAACCGGTCCGGTTTGCGAGACCGGGACTTAA
- a CDS encoding superoxide dismutase, translated as MYTATDFNHLKGMPGFSETLLNNHFTLYQGYIKNTNKLFETLDALSKAGKSDTPEFAELQRRFGFEWNGMRLHELYFGNLGGDGLLAPAVKLEKKLAEAWGSREAWEKDFRAVGSLRGVGWAVLYQDPVSGALFNCWINLHESGHLAGCNPLLVMDVWEHAFMIDYGLKRADYIDAFFKNIDWAACEKRLK; from the coding sequence ATGTACACCGCCACGGATTTCAATCACCTGAAAGGAATGCCGGGATTTTCCGAGACTCTGCTTAACAACCATTTCACTCTGTACCAGGGTTACATCAAAAACACCAACAAGCTCTTCGAAACGCTCGATGCCCTGTCCAAAGCGGGCAAGTCCGATACCCCCGAATTCGCCGAACTGCAGCGCCGCTTCGGTTTCGAGTGGAACGGCATGAGACTGCACGAGCTGTATTTCGGCAACCTCGGCGGCGACGGTTTGCTGGCGCCCGCGGTCAAGCTGGAGAAAAAACTGGCTGAGGCCTGGGGCAGCCGCGAGGCGTGGGAGAAGGATTTCCGGGCTGTCGGTTCGCTGCGGGGCGTCGGCTGGGCGGTGCTCTACCAGGATCCGGTTAGCGGCGCCTTATTCAACTGCTGGATCAATCTCCACGAATCCGGGCACCTGGCCGGATGCAATCCCCTCCTGGTAATGGACGTCTGGGAACATGCCTTCATGATCGATTACGGGCTGAAGCGCGCCGACTATATCGATGCCTTCTTCAAGAATATCGATTGGGCGGCCTGCGAGAAACGCCTCAAGTAA